The Pseudomonas viciae genomic interval TGTCAGCGACATCGGCGACGCCATCATCCTCGGTCGGCTGTTCCAAGTGATGTTCGAGCAGGGCATGGTGGTGGTGAGCACCTCCAACCTGCCGCCGGAGGAGCTCTACGCCAATGGCCATAACCGCGAACGGTTCCTGCCGACCATCACCGCCATCAAGCAACACATGCAGGTCGTGCCGGTCAATGGATGGCAAGACCACCGCCAGCATCCGGGCCAGTTGCAGCAGCGTTATTGGCTGCGCGACCCCGGACAGCCCGAGCCGTTGAGCGATATCTTCGACCAGTTGACGGCAGGGCAGAGGCTGAGTCATGAACCGATTGCAGTCGGCCATCGTCAGGTAGAACCGGTCCAGGCCAGTGACACGGTGCTCTGGAGCCGTTACCCGGATCTCTGTGAACAACCGTTCTCGGCGCTGGATTTCATGGCCCTGTGCGATCGTTTCAACGTCATCCTGCTCAGTGATGTGCCGTGCCTGAGCGGCGAACAGCGCGAGGGGCGGATTGCCCGTGGCACGGAAGACGGTGTCGAGCGGGTTGTGGCCGGTGATCGCGAACTGCCACAATTGTCGGTGCATGATGACGGCGTACGGCGTTTCATCGCCCTGGTCGACGAATGTTATGACCGTAAGGTGCCGCTGTACCTTTCGGCCCAGGTGCCGATGGATCAGTTGTACACCGAGGGCTATCTGCAATTTCCGTTTCGCCGTACGCTCAGTCGCCTTCAGGAAATGCAAATGCAACGTTTTGGTCAGCCCGCCTGACTGTATCCCGCCGCCGGATCGAGCCGCCGGTACTACCGAAGTGAGATGGTAATGATCATGGAAGAAGCCAAGGACATTCTTGTATTGCAAGCGAGCTATACCAACCCGGTTCACGCTGAAGCAATCTGCCACGTGCTCAATGGTTATGCAGAGGATCCCATGGGAGGCGGCCACTCGCTGCCCGCCGAAGTGCTGCTGCACCTGCCCGAGGAACTGGCCAAGCGCCCCCATGCGTTCAGCGTGCTGGCTTTCGTCAATGGCGAACCGGCGGGGCTGGTCAACTGTTTCGAAGGTTTTTCAACCTTCGCCTGTCGACCTTTGGTGAATATCCACGACGTGGCGGTGATGAAAGAGTTTCGCGGGCTCGGGCTGAGCCAGAAAATGCTGCAGAAGGTCGAGGACATCGCCCGCCAGCGCGGTTGCTGCAAGATCACCCTGGAGGTGCTTGAGGGGAATGCCGTGGCCCAGGGTAGCTATGCCAAGTTCGGCTTTGCTGCTGGGATGTTTGACCCGGCCCATGGGCGTATGTTGTTTTGGATAAAGCCGTTGTGAAGGCTTTATGTTGGGTACATATCCATTTTCGCGGTAACGGCGGCTGACGGTGCTGTTCTTGCAGCGGGTCACTTTTGGATGAGCCGGAATGCCGCACCCGCCAAAAGTGACCAAAAACTTCTGCACAAGCGGGAGCACTATGTAGCCGGACCACCGCCATCGCGAGCAGGCTCGCCCCCACATGGGGCTGCGGGTGTTCTCAGCATCTGGACACGACGCAAAAACCTTCCTCAAAAAAACGGCGCTTCCCCAATGTGAGAAGCGCCGTTTTCCTTAAGTAAACAACACAGCCTGTAAAAGCAGGCCTCGCAGGTTCCGGTTATTTCTGCACAACCTCAGCCCGCGGCGCCTTGGGCTTCATCAAGCTGAAGTCGATCAGCCCTTTATGCTGACTTTCGTAAGGATTGCCGATCAACAGCGGCCGGGCCTTGAAGTCATCGCTGACCAGGCTCTTGCTGCGGTCCAGTTCATCGAAGCTCAAGCCGGCCATGTCTGCCCAGGTGTGAATCAGGTGAGAGCTGCTGTAGGGCCGGGACAGGTCGCCGGCAAAGCTCCAGTCATGGCTTTCGCGCCACTTGGGCGATGCCCAGGCCATGAACGGAATGGTGTACATCGGCGCGGTCGGTTTGGCTTCGTTGCGGCCCAGGGTGTTATGGCCCTGCGAATCGAACACGTCTTCACCATGGTCCGACAGGTACAGCAGGAAGCCGTTGGGGTCGGTCTTGGCGTAGTCCTTGATCAGGCTGGATACCACAAAATCGTTGTACAGCACTGCGTTATCGTAACTGTTGTAGGTCGGGACCTGATCGTCACTTACGCCGGCGGGCACGCCTTGGCGGTCGGTGAATTTGTTGAAGGTCGGCGGATAGCGGTACTGATAGCTCATGTGGGTGCCGAGCAGATGCACCACGATCAGCTTGCGCGGTGCGCTATCGGTCAAGGCCTTGTTGAAGGGCTCGATCACGTCGCCATCGTACTGCGCGGCGTTCTGGTTGCGGTTGTTGTTCAGGTATACCTGCTCATCGGCCTGTTGGGAGAAGGTCGTGAGCATGGTGTTGCGCTTGGTCATGGTCTGCTGGTTAGTGATCCAGAAGGTCTTGTAGCCGGCCTGCTTCATCATGCTTACCAGCGATGGCGTGCTCAGGTACAGGTCCGGGTTCTCCTCGTCAGCGAACGTCAGCACCTGCTGCAGTGCTTCGATGGTGTAGGGGCGTGGGGTGATGACGTTGTCGAAAACCGAAAGCTGGTCCTTGAGCTTGTCCAGCTCCGGCGTGGTTTCCCGTGGGTAGCCATAGAGGCTCATGCGCTGGCGGTTGGTCGATTCGCCGATGACCAGCACCAGCGTTGCCGGCTGGTTGGTCACGGTGTCCTTGAGGTTACTCAGGGGCTTGATCTTGCTGGCGCTGTGCAGCATGCCTTGCATGTTTTCCAGCTGTTCGCCGTAGCGACGATAGGCCACCAGCATCTGCCACGGCACGGCGGGCTCGATGCGATCTTCGAGTTTCTCCAGGCCCTTGGCGAAGTTGCCGGCTCGCAAGGTCTGCTTGACCAGTGGATAACCGACCACGGCCACGACGATCACGGCCGCCGCCACCCAGGCTTGGCCCCGAGGCAAGTACACAGGGCGCAGACGGGTCCAGAGCCAGTAACCGACGGCGGTGTGGGCCAGGAAGGCCGCGACCATCCACCAGGCAAAATACTGGGTCATGTACTCGCCGGCTTCAGACACGTTCGATTCGAACATGATGAAGATGACGCTCTGGGAAAACTCCTGTTGGTAAATGAAGAAATAACCCAGGCTGGCCATGGAGCAAGCCCACAGCACCACGCCGATCAAGGCGGCGAGCACGCGCGTGCGGGCGGGGAAGAGCAGCATAGGCGCCAACCACAGCGCACTCATCACGAACGCTTGGCGAAACCCGGTGAAACCGGAAGTGTCGCTCAGCAGAATGAGCAGTTGGGTGATGCCCGAGAAATACCAGAAGAACAGAAAAAGCCAGCCGAATCCGGCCCAGTCGAAACCTTTCGCAGTCGTTTTGCTGCGTTTGAACAAGCTCATCAAGCGCTCCAGCCGTTATCGACGAAGCCGTCGGCACCGGATTGGTGACCGTAGGCATACGCCGAGCAACCCTAAAAGGCCGGGAGTATCGCGGTAAGGGTGTGAAAAGTTTGTGATTTTTTTGGATACAAAATGCTGGCGCGGGCGCGAATGCACCAGAGGGATTTATCTGTGGCGAGGGGATTTATCCCCGTTGAGTTGCGCAGCAACCCTACTAGGGTAGGTACTTGGCCAGCCCGGCAGGCCGCGCACGCAGGTTCGGGACCGCTACGCGGTCCAGCGGGGATAAATCCCCTCGCCACACGTGCACATGGCAGGCTTACATGGAAGTGACACTGGCCTGGCCAGTGTCACGCGCTGGCGCTGTGCCTCTGGGACGCTTACCGAGCCACAGACTGGCTTTGGTGGGGTAGCTGGGAGTGCTGCAACTGCATGCGCAACTGCATCACTTCATCGAGCAGCAGATCACGCTCTTCTTTGAGTAGGCGCAATTCGTCGCGACGAATGGTCACGTAAAGGGTTTGGGGAGGACGTGTGGTAACGACAGGGCCCATTGCTCACCTCGCAAATGGCTACATCAACTATAGAGATGCCGCCAGCTTTTGGTCGACACCTCTACTATCGGCGCCGATTCTGATTTCTTTTGCTTGTGATTGGAACTTTTTTATTTTTCATGGTCGCTGTGTCTTCGGCCGGATCTGGAGCGTTATCCCTTGTGATCGCTCGAATTACCCGGAAACTATGCAGCAATGCTCTGGACTAACCTCCACTAGTCGATAGCGTTTCATCTTTGACACACCTTTATTTGTAGTAGGGAGCATCAGCACATGCAACTCGGGATTATTGGACTGGGCCGCATGGGCGGCAATATTGCGCGGCGCCTGATGCTCAATGGGCACACCACTGTCGTCTACGACCGCAATGCCGCTTTTGTCGAAAACCTGCGCCAGGAGGGCGCGATGGGCGTCGCGGACCTGCCGGCACTGGTCGCCGGCCTGGAAAAACCACGGGCAGTCTGGGTCATGCTACCGGCCGGCGCACCCACCGAAGACACCATCAACGTCCTCAGCGAACTGCTAGAGGCGGGCGATGTGATCATTGACGGCGGTAACACGTACTACAAGGACGACGTCCGTCGCGCCCAAACCCTGTCGGAGAAGGGCTTGAACTACATCGACGTCGGCACCTCCGGTGGCGTCTGGGGCCTGGAGCGCGGTTACTGCATGATGATTGGCGGTGACGCCGATGTGGTGAGGCGCCTGGATCCGCTGTTCGATAGCCTGGCCCCAGGCATGGGCGATATCCCGCGCACCCGTGACCGCAAGTCTGACGATGACCGCGCCGAACGCGGCTACATCCACACGGGCCCAGCGGGTTCCGGGCATTTCGTGAAGATGATCCACAATGGCATCGAATACGGAATGATGCAGGCCTTCGCCGAGGGTTTTGACATTCTCAAGACCAAATCCAGCGAAAGCCTGCCAGCGGAACAGCGTTTCGACCTGAACGTGGCCGATATTGCCGAGGTCTGGCGGCGTGGCAGCGTGGTTTCGTCCTGGTTGCTGGACTTGACCGCCGACGCGTTGGCCAATGATCCGCAACTCGACGGGTTTTCCGGCGAAGTCGCTGACAGCGGGGAAGGGCGCTGGACCATCGAGGCGGCCATCGAACAAGCGGTGCCGGTCCCGGTGCTGTCCAGCTCGCTGTTTGCCCGTTTCCGTTCCCGTCAGCAAAGCACGTACGGCGACAAGATGCTCTCGGCCATGCGCTTCGGCTTTGGCGGTCACGTGGAGACACCGAAAAAATGACCTCGATCGGCAGCAAATCCAAGGCAGAACCCGCGCCGCCGACCACGTTGTTTCTGTTCGGTGCCCATGGTGACCTGGTCAAGCGCCTGCTGATGCCGGCGCTTTACCATCTCGGTCGTGACGGTCTGCTGGGCGATGGGCTGCGGATCATTGGCGTCGACCACAACGCCATCAGCGATGTGGACTTCGCCAAGAAACTCGAGAACTTCATCCGTAGCGAGGCGGCGAACAAGGGCGGCGACCCCGACCGGGCGCTCGACCCGCAACTGTGGGCCAAGTTGGCCAGGGGCATCAGTTACGTTCAGGGTGATTTTCTCGATGACAGCACCTACCAGGCGCTGGCGGCGAAAATCGCCGCCAGCGGCACCGGCAATGCGGTTTTCTACCTGGCGACCGCGCCGCGCTTTTTCAGTGAAGTGGTCAGCCGCCTTGGTGCGGCCGGGTTGCTTCAGGAGCAGGAGGATGCTTTCCGCCGCGTGGTGATCGAAAAGCCGTTCGGCTCCGACCTGCAAACCGCCGAGGCACTGAATGCCTGCCTGCTCAAGGTCATGGGCGAGAAGCAGATCTATCGGATCGACCATTACCTGGGCAAGGAAACGGTGCAGAACATTCTGGTCAGCCGTTTCTCCAACAGCTTGTTCGAGGCGTTCTGGAACAACCACTACATCGACCACGTACAAATCACCGCCGCCGAGACCGTCGGCGTGGAGACCCGTGGCAGTTTTTATGAACACACCGGCGCCCTGCGGGACATGGTGCCCAACCATCTGTTTCAACTGCTCGCCATGGTGGCGATGGAGCCGCCGGCGGCATTTGGCGCAGACGCGGTACGTGGGGAAAAGGCCAAGGTGGTGGGGGCGATCCGACCCTGGTCGGTGGAACAGGCCCGCGCCAACTCGATACGCGGTCAGTACAGTGCCGGTGAGGTCGCGGGCAAGCCGGTCAACGGCTATCGCCAGGAAGCCAACGTGGCTGTCGACAGCAGCACCGAAACCTATGTCGCCCTCAAGGTCATGATCGATAACTGGCGCTGGGTGGGCGTGCCGTTCTACCTGCGCACCGGCAAGCGCATGAGCGTGCGGGACACGGAAATCGTCATCTGCTTCAAGCCGGCGCCTTACGCGCAGTTCCGTGATACCGAAGTCGACGAACTGCAACCTACGTACCTGAGAATCCAGATTCAGCCCAATGAAGGCATGTGGTTCGACCTGCTGGCCAAACGGCCGGGGCCGGCACTCGACATGGCGAACATTGAATTGGGCTTCGCCTACAAGGATTTTTTCGAAATGCAGCCATCCACCGGTTATGAAACCCTGATCTACGATTGCCTGACGGGTGATCAGACGCTGTTCCAGCGTGCCGACAACATTGAGAACGGTTGGCGTGCGGTGCAGCCGTTCCTTGACGCCTGGAAGCAGGACGAAACGATCCAGCCTTACAAGGCCGGTGAAGACGGGCCTTCGGCCGCCGATGATCTGCTGACACGCGACGGTCGCGTCTGGCACAGCCTCGGATGAGTGATCAGGTGAAACAACCCATCCGCTTTTTGCTCAGTGACATGGACGGCACATTGCTGCTGCCCGACCATAGTCTCAACCAACGTACCATCGAAGCCGTTCGCGCCTTGCGCGAGGCCGGTGTGCTGTTCAGTCTCGCCACTGGGCGGCCGCCCCGGGCGATGTTGCAACAGATCGAGGCCCTTGGCGTCGACCTGCCCACCGCTGCGTTCAATGGCGGCACCCTGGTTCATCCGGACGGCAGTTTCCTCGCCGTGCATTACCTGCCACCTGAGGCGGCCCTGACCACCCTGGCGCTGTACGCCGATCAGCCCGGCATCGAGGTCTGGGTATTTGCCGATGGCGACTGGCTGGTGCGTGACGCCAACGGGCCGATGGTGCCGGTGGAAACCCGCGGTCTGGGTTATCCGCCGGTACAGGTCGACAGCTTCGAACCCTACCTGGAACGTATCGACAAGATCGTCGCCACCAGCGCCAATACGGAGCTGTTGGTTGAGCTGGAAGGCCGGCTGCATCCGCTGCTCAAGGGCCAGGCCCAGGTGTCGCGTTCGCAACCGATCTATCTGGACGTCACGGCGATGAAAGCCAACAAGGGCGAAGCGCTGGCAACCCTGGCGGCGTTTCTGGACGTGCCGTTGGAGCAGACCGCTGCGATGGGGGATGGTGGCAACGACCCGGCGATGTTTCATCGTGCGGGTTTGTCGATCGCCATGGGGCAGGCGGAGGAGACGATCAAGCGTCAGGCCGATGTCATTACCGCCGCCGTTGTCGACGACGGCGCGGCACTGGCGATCGAGCGGTACATCCTGCCTCGATAGCGACCTTTTTAAGGGCTCCTGTGGGAGCAAGCTTGCTCGCTCCCACAGGCGTGTGGTTTACAACCAATAAGTCACTGCATACCAGCCCAAGCCACCCATCACCACGGTGTAGGGCAAGGCCATCCAGACCATCCGGCCATAGGACAGGCGAATCAGCGGTGCAATCGCCGAGGTCAGCAGGAACAGGAAAGCGGCCTGCCCGTTGGGTGTGGCGACGCTGGGCAGGTTGGTGCCGGTATTGATGGCCACTGCCAGGGTCTCGAACTGCTCACGGCTCATGTGGCCGGAGACGAAGGCCTGCTTCACTTCGGTAATGTAGATGGTCGCCACGAACACGTTGTCGCTGATGGCCGACAGCAGGCCGTTGGCAATGAACAGCATGCCCGGCTGTTGATCGGCGGGCAGGGCGAGCACCCATTGAATCAGCGGCGTGAACAAATGCTGGTCATGAATAACCGCGACCACGGCAAAGAACACCACCAGCAATGCGGTGAATGGCATCGCTTCCTTGAAGGCATTGCCGACACGGTGTTCATCGGTAATTCCGGTAAACGCGGTGATCAGCACAATCACCATCAACCCTATCAAGCCGACTTCGGCAATATGCAAAGCCAGGCCGGCGATCAGAATCAGCGCCGCGATGCCTTGTACTATCAGGGCCGCTCGCTGACGGGGGGTGCGCTGCTGATTGTCCTGTTCAGCAAAATTCGCCAGCACCGAGCGTACGTTATCGGGGAGCAGGACGCCGTAGTTGAACCAGCGCAGCTTCTCCAATGCCACACAGGTCACCAGGCCGGCGAACAGCACTGGCAGCGAAACGGGTGCGACTTTCAGAAAGAACTCTACAAAATGCCAGCCCATCTCATGGCCGATCAGCAGGTTCTGCGGCTCGCCCACCAGCGTACACACGCCGCCCAGGGCCGTGCCCACGGCACCATGCATCAACAGGCTGCGCAGGAATGCACGGAATTGCTCAAGGTCTTGATGGTGCAATGACGGCAGGTCGTGGTCCTCATCAATGTTGCTGTCCTGACGGGGGTCGTTGCCTGAGGCCACGCGGTGATACACAGCATAAAAGCCAACGGCGGCGCTGATGATCACCGCCGTGACAGTCAGTGCATCAAGGAACGCCGACAGGAATGCCGAGAGAAAGCAGAACATCAAGGACAACATTGCCTTTGACCGCACGCCCAGCAACAGGCGTGAGAATAAAAACAGCAGCAAGTCCTTCATGAAGTAAATCCCGGCCACCATAAACATCAACAGCAAAAGCACCGGAAAATTGTGCACCAACTCATCGTAAAGCGCTTTGGGCGTGGTCATGCCCAGTGCCACCGCTTGAATGACTAACAGCCCGCCGGGCATCAGCGGATAGCATTTAAGAGCCATGGCGAGGGTAAAAATGAACTCGACTACCAACATCCAGCCGGCAATGACCGGGCCAAGGGTCCACAGCACCACGGCATTGAGTATCAGGAAGGTGATAATGCACGCCTTGTACCAACGCGGTGAGTGCCCAAGAAAGTTGTGCGCGAACGCTTGAGCCATTGAACCGGACATCGGCTGCTCCTTTTAATTAGAAGCGCGCAACTTGCCGTAAGAAATGCGGAATATCAAGCGTAGGAATTGATATAACTCATCCGGGACCGTCCGGCTCAGGCCCAATACCGCGCCACCACCGCTCGATAAATGCCGTGAAGCGAATATCCCCCCACCAGGATTTTTCCGTCAGCCTGCACTGCGACGCAGGTGGCGGTGTCCAGGCTGTAGCCCAGTCGCGTACGGACCCAGCCTTTGCCCTGGCCGAAATCCGGATCGAGGCTGGCATCCGGCAAATGCCGGGCGAGCACGAAATCGGCATCGATTCCGCCGATAGTGGCGCCGACGGTCACCAGTTTTCCGTCCGGTTGAACCTCGGCGGCAGTCCACTGGCTGGGATTGCGCCCAATTTTCAGAAGTCGACATTGGCCCTGGTTGCAGTGGCGGTCTGGCTTGCCATCCGGGCGCACTTTAAGGGACAGGCTATGCATCGGATCGCGGCTGCTGCCGAATGCCTGCAAATCACCGTTTTCATGTTGAACGATCTGGCTGACCATCACGCTGTGATCCTGGGCCATGATGGACATGAAGCCGCCGTCGCCGAAGCTATCATCCAGTTTGCCGCTGGGGTCATAGCGAGCTAACAAGCCTTGCTGGGGCAAGTCGATGGCGCCGCCAACCACAATGTTGCCGTCGGCCTGGAGCGCCAGGCAACCCAGCCAGGTGTTTTTCAATAAGCGCCGGACCATCACAAAACCGCGACCGTTGAACGAGGTATCCAGTGTGGCGTCCGGCAGGAGCCGGATCAGCACGCCGACATGGTCGGACAATTGGTAATGATGGTTGGCCAGCAGGAGAATTCGTCCATCGGCCTGCACTTGCATGTCGCAGGCTTCGAGGCCGGGAACGCCGGGTGGGAGCCAGGGATCGCGCAGGCCTTGGGAGAGATCGCCGCTGAGCCGGATGACCTGCCGTCCGGCGTTGCCGAAGCGTTGGACGAGGCGGCCCTGTTGATCGAACAGCGCCAGGGCGGGAAGGGTACGGTCGGCGTTTTCGTAGTGCAGGCCTGACAACAGGATATGTCCGTCGGGCAACTCAATCACTTTGCCAGCGGTCGCTTCGAAGTCGTGTTCAAAAGAGCCGATGATGCAGCCGCGGGTTCCGAAACCTGGATCGGTCGAACCGTCATGGTTGAGCCGCGCCAGTCCGAACCGGCTGCCGTGGGCGGTCTCGATCCTGGCCGCAACCAGGATCCGCCCGACGTGATCGATGGTCACCCCGGTGGTCAGGCTTGAAATACTATCGGTGAAATGAACCCAGGCTTTGCCAGTAGTGGCAAAGCCTGGGTCGAGTTGCCCGGCGTGAGCCGCAGCCGTCGGAAGCGCAAACGCGGATTGATCGAGCATGCATGCCTCTCCTTGCGCGTCGACCAGCCCGGAAGGGGCGCGACGACTGCATGAGGGCAACATTCAACCC includes:
- a CDS encoding DUF6026 family protein, coding for MGPVVTTRPPQTLYVTIRRDELRLLKEERDLLLDEVMQLRMQLQHSQLPHQSQSVAR
- the zapE gene encoding cell division protein ZapE: MTFDSPLSAWQHAIEHHGFVQDEAQELAIMALEQCHKALHEGRKSIKGVYLWGPVGRGKTWLMDRFYDSLKVPARRQHFHHFMAWVHQRSFQLTGTADPLQALARELSAEVRVLCFDELFVSDIGDAIILGRLFQVMFEQGMVVVSTSNLPPEELYANGHNRERFLPTITAIKQHMQVVPVNGWQDHRQHPGQLQQRYWLRDPGQPEPLSDIFDQLTAGQRLSHEPIAVGHRQVEPVQASDTVLWSRYPDLCEQPFSALDFMALCDRFNVILLSDVPCLSGEQREGRIARGTEDGVERVVAGDRELPQLSVHDDGVRRFIALVDECYDRKVPLYLSAQVPMDQLYTEGYLQFPFRRTLSRLQEMQMQRFGQPA
- a CDS encoding phosphoethanolamine transferase CptA is translated as MSLFKRSKTTAKGFDWAGFGWLFLFFWYFSGITQLLILLSDTSGFTGFRQAFVMSALWLAPMLLFPARTRVLAALIGVVLWACSMASLGYFFIYQQEFSQSVIFIMFESNVSEAGEYMTQYFAWWMVAAFLAHTAVGYWLWTRLRPVYLPRGQAWVAAAVIVVAVVGYPLVKQTLRAGNFAKGLEKLEDRIEPAVPWQMLVAYRRYGEQLENMQGMLHSASKIKPLSNLKDTVTNQPATLVLVIGESTNRQRMSLYGYPRETTPELDKLKDQLSVFDNVITPRPYTIEALQQVLTFADEENPDLYLSTPSLVSMMKQAGYKTFWITNQQTMTKRNTMLTTFSQQADEQVYLNNNRNQNAAQYDGDVIEPFNKALTDSAPRKLIVVHLLGTHMSYQYRYPPTFNKFTDRQGVPAGVSDDQVPTYNSYDNAVLYNDFVVSSLIKDYAKTDPNGFLLYLSDHGEDVFDSQGHNTLGRNEAKPTAPMYTIPFMAWASPKWRESHDWSFAGDLSRPYSSSHLIHTWADMAGLSFDELDRSKSLVSDDFKARPLLIGNPYESQHKGLIDFSLMKPKAPRAEVVQK
- a CDS encoding GNAT family N-acetyltransferase codes for the protein MEEAKDILVLQASYTNPVHAEAICHVLNGYAEDPMGGGHSLPAEVLLHLPEELAKRPHAFSVLAFVNGEPAGLVNCFEGFSTFACRPLVNIHDVAVMKEFRGLGLSQKMLQKVEDIARQRGCCKITLEVLEGNAVAQGSYAKFGFAAGMFDPAHGRMLFWIKPL
- the nhaB gene encoding sodium/proton antiporter NhaB, whose protein sequence is MSGSMAQAFAHNFLGHSPRWYKACIITFLILNAVVLWTLGPVIAGWMLVVEFIFTLAMALKCYPLMPGGLLVIQAVALGMTTPKALYDELVHNFPVLLLLMFMVAGIYFMKDLLLFLFSRLLLGVRSKAMLSLMFCFLSAFLSAFLDALTVTAVIISAAVGFYAVYHRVASGNDPRQDSNIDEDHDLPSLHHQDLEQFRAFLRSLLMHGAVGTALGGVCTLVGEPQNLLIGHEMGWHFVEFFLKVAPVSLPVLFAGLVTCVALEKLRWFNYGVLLPDNVRSVLANFAEQDNQQRTPRQRAALIVQGIAALILIAGLALHIAEVGLIGLMVIVLITAFTGITDEHRVGNAFKEAMPFTALLVVFFAVVAVIHDQHLFTPLIQWVLALPADQQPGMLFIANGLLSAISDNVFVATIYITEVKQAFVSGHMSREQFETLAVAINTGTNLPSVATPNGQAAFLFLLTSAIAPLIRLSYGRMVWMALPYTVVMGGLGWYAVTYWL
- the gnd gene encoding phosphogluconate dehydrogenase (NAD(+)-dependent, decarboxylating), with the translated sequence MCSREHQHMQLGIIGLGRMGGNIARRLMLNGHTTVVYDRNAAFVENLRQEGAMGVADLPALVAGLEKPRAVWVMLPAGAPTEDTINVLSELLEAGDVIIDGGNTYYKDDVRRAQTLSEKGLNYIDVGTSGGVWGLERGYCMMIGGDADVVRRLDPLFDSLAPGMGDIPRTRDRKSDDDRAERGYIHTGPAGSGHFVKMIHNGIEYGMMQAFAEGFDILKTKSSESLPAEQRFDLNVADIAEVWRRGSVVSSWLLDLTADALANDPQLDGFSGEVADSGEGRWTIEAAIEQAVPVPVLSSSLFARFRSRQQSTYGDKMLSAMRFGFGGHVETPKK
- the zwf gene encoding glucose-6-phosphate dehydrogenase, yielding MTSIGSKSKAEPAPPTTLFLFGAHGDLVKRLLMPALYHLGRDGLLGDGLRIIGVDHNAISDVDFAKKLENFIRSEAANKGGDPDRALDPQLWAKLARGISYVQGDFLDDSTYQALAAKIAASGTGNAVFYLATAPRFFSEVVSRLGAAGLLQEQEDAFRRVVIEKPFGSDLQTAEALNACLLKVMGEKQIYRIDHYLGKETVQNILVSRFSNSLFEAFWNNHYIDHVQITAAETVGVETRGSFYEHTGALRDMVPNHLFQLLAMVAMEPPAAFGADAVRGEKAKVVGAIRPWSVEQARANSIRGQYSAGEVAGKPVNGYRQEANVAVDSSTETYVALKVMIDNWRWVGVPFYLRTGKRMSVRDTEIVICFKPAPYAQFRDTEVDELQPTYLRIQIQPNEGMWFDLLAKRPGPALDMANIELGFAYKDFFEMQPSTGYETLIYDCLTGDQTLFQRADNIENGWRAVQPFLDAWKQDETIQPYKAGEDGPSAADDLLTRDGRVWHSLG
- a CDS encoding HAD family hydrolase codes for the protein MSDQVKQPIRFLLSDMDGTLLLPDHSLNQRTIEAVRALREAGVLFSLATGRPPRAMLQQIEALGVDLPTAAFNGGTLVHPDGSFLAVHYLPPEAALTTLALYADQPGIEVWVFADGDWLVRDANGPMVPVETRGLGYPPVQVDSFEPYLERIDKIVATSANTELLVELEGRLHPLLKGQAQVSRSQPIYLDVTAMKANKGEALATLAAFLDVPLEQTAAMGDGGNDPAMFHRAGLSIAMGQAEETIKRQADVITAAVVDDGAALAIERYILPR